In the Palaemon carinicauda isolate YSFRI2023 unplaced genomic scaffold, ASM3689809v2 scaffold599, whole genome shotgun sequence genome, one interval contains:
- the LOC137637237 gene encoding tRNA (guanine-N(7)-)-methyltransferase, with product MPKLPQKKYYRQRAHSNPIADHNFDYPVSPGAVDWSLHYPQHFPSDKKVEFADIGCGYGGLLVSLAQVFPDTLMLGMEIRVKVSDFVADRILGLRETKKDVPGGYQNIACIRTNAMKYMPNFFEKGQLSKMFFLFPDPHFKKAKHKWRIINSSLLAEYAYVLREGGLVYTVTDVKDLHEWMVYHFTQHPLFIRETEEDLAGDEVVKHLFDSSEEGQKVSRNSGEKFLAVFRRIGDPLYALNK from the exons ATGCCCAAGTTACCACAGAAGAAATATTACCGTCAGAGGGCCCATTCAAATCCAATTGCGGACCACAACTTTGATTA TCCCGTGAGTCCTGGCGCAGTTGACTGGAGTCTTCACTATCCTCAGCATTTCCCTAGTGACAAGAAAGTAGAATTTGCAGATATCGGTTGTGGCTATGGGGGATTGCTAG TTTCCCTAGCGCAAGTATTTCCCGACACCCTGATGTTAGGGATGGAAATTCGCGTCAAGGTGTCCGACTTTGTAGCCGACCGCATTCTTGGCTTGCGGGAAACGAAGAAAGACGTCCCTGGAGGTTACCAGAACATTGCATGCATTCGAACCAATGCCATGAAATATATGCCTAACTTCTTCGAAAAAGGGCAG TTGAGCAAGATGTTCTTCCTTTTCCCCGATCCCCACTTCAAGAAGGCCAAGCACAAGTGGCGTATCATCAACTCCTCCCTCCTGGCTGAGTACGCCTACGTGTTACGAGAAGGG GGCCTAGTGTACACGGTGACGGATGTAAAGGACCTACATGAATGGATGGTTTACCACTTCACGCAGCATCCCTTATTCATCCGAGAAACAGAGGAGGACCTG GCAGGTGACGAGGTCGTCAAGCACTTGTTCGACAGTTCGGAAGAGGGTCAGAAGGTTTCTCGGAACAGCGGAGAGAAGTTTTTGGCGGTGTTCAGAAGGATAGGTGATCCACTGTATGCATTGAATAAATAA